The following are from one region of the Fusarium verticillioides 7600 chromosome 1, whole genome shotgun sequence genome:
- a CDS encoding peptidyl-prolyl cis-trans isomerase-like 3 yields MSVTLHTSHGDIKVEIYCESVPKTAENFLALCGSGYYDKSPFHRLIPKFMAQTGAPATPNPPENPKGGRSIWGGAFEDEIRPALRHSARGMLSMANKGPGTNGSQFFITFDKTPHLDGLNTVFGRVIGDEGKATLAKMEAIEVDRKNRPKEPVRIENVTIHANPIAG; encoded by the exons ATGTCAGTCACGCTGCACACTTCACATGGCGACATAAAGGTTGAAATATACTGCGAAAGTGTTCCCAAAACTGCAGAG AATTTTCTTGCCCTTTGTGGCTCGGGCTACTACGATAAATCTCCATTCCACCGCCTCATCCCCAAGTTCATGGCACAGACTGGGGCACCCGCAACACCAAATCCCCCCGAAAACCCCAAAGGCGGACGCAGCATATGGGGAGGCGCatttgaagacgagatccGGCCAGCGCTACGACACAGCGCTCGAGGCATGCTGTCGATGGCCAATAAGGGACCTGGGACGAACGGATCGCAATTCTTCATCACGTTTGACAAGACGCCGCATCTGGACGGACTCAACACTGTGTTTGGACGCGTCATCGGAGACGAGGGTAAGGCgacattggccaagatggaagCTATCGAGGTGGACCGAAAGAACAGACCCAAGGAGCCAGTTCGTATCGAAAATGTAACGATCCACGCTAACCCGATCGCTGGCTGA
- a CDS encoding peptidyl-prolyl isomerase CWC27, with product MSAIYNLEPQPTASVVIHTTRGELSVELFAKQTPLTCRNFLQLALDGYYDNTIFHRLVPGFILQGGDPTGTGNGGESIYDGGAFSGDLDPWPMDQRQGKNAGPTGINFKDEFHSRLKFNRRGLLGSANESRPDTNGSQFFFTLDKAEELNGKNTLFGRIAGDTIYNLAKMGEGEVDEATERPTYPVKIERIEILVNPFDDMKKRSRVAAQAPTNKTTAATSKDKKKKRKGGKQLLSFGDEEGDDDMPVLKKKKFDTRIVMEDEGEDEIPMKQAKPKAKKQRVTEKLPSVADEVNEKGPRRPTLDQPSNETRRSPGSLTIGEVKDQSPEPEAPKKTALERANEEMAALKASMRRTIHAEEPVKERKKSALEAMIPETSIRGRKRRPGAANTSASEDAKTLRMLKAFQSRLEKAPPEKDNEHTITGAMREEGSTHAPDDEAELCDLHFIANCQSCTSWDKQERDESDDEGWMSHSLSFAADKLGKDLSNRKKAEEELVVIDPREKARTLKDEKRAARDARQGNSGRAWDQARDAARNAKMAQAASLAGRGAK from the coding sequence ATGTCGGCGATCTATAATCTTGAACCGCAGCCCACTGCCTCAGTTGTTATTCACACCACCCGGGGCGAACTCTCCGTCGAGTTATTCGCGAAGCAAACGCCGTTGACATGTCGCAACTTCTTACAACTAGCGCTCGACGGCTATTACGATAACACAATATTCCATCGATTGGTTCCAGGTTTCATATTGCAAGGTGGGGATCCTACAGGCACCGGCAATGGAGGAGAGTCCATTTACGATGGAGGCGCATTCAGCGGCGACCTAGATCCATGGCCCATGGACCAGCGCCAGGGGAAGAATGCAGGACCAACAGGAATCAATTTCAAGGACGAATTCCACTCTCGACTCAAATTCAACCGGCGTGGTCTGCTAGGTTCTGCGAACGAATCGCGTCCAGATACCAATGGTAGCCAGTTCTTCTTCACGCTcgacaaggccgaggagcTCAATGGGAAAAACACCCTGTTTGGCCGAATTGCTGGCGACACGATCTACAATTTGGCTAAAATGGGCGAGGGAGAAGTAGACGAAGCAACGGAACGACCGACCTACCCAGTGAAGATCGAACGAATAGAGATACTGGTCAACCCCTTCGATGACATGAAGAAACGATCTCGAGTGGCTGCCCAAGCGCCAACTAATaaaacaacagcagcaacaagcaaggataagaagaagaaacggAAAGGCGGGAAACAACTGCTCAGTTTCGGCGACGAGGAAGGTGATGACGATATGCCAGTGCTTAAGAAAAAGAAATTTGATACGAGAATTGTCATGGAAGATGAGGGGGAAGACGAAATCCCCATGAAACAAGCAAAGccgaaagccaagaagcaaagagTAACGGAGAAGCTCCCATCAGTCGCAGATGAGGTCAATGAGAAAGGGCCGAGGAGGCCCACGCTTGATCAGCCATCCAATGAAACGCGGCGGAGTCCTGGCTCGCTTACGATCGGGGAGGTGAAGGACCAATCACCTGAACCGGAGGCTCCCAAAAAGACCGCTCTAGAGCGAGCCAACGAGGAGATGGCCGCTCTGAAAGCATCGATGCGACGGACCATTCATGCGGAGGAGCctgtgaaggagaggaagaagtctGCACTCGAAGCCATGATCCCTGAAACATCAATCAGGGGCCGGAAACGAAGGCCCGGAGCTGCCAACACCTCAGCAAGTGAGGACGCAAAAACACTCCGCATGCTGAAGGCCTTCCAATCGAGATTGGAGAAGGCGCCCCCGGAAAAGGACAACGAACATACAATAACCGGGGCTATGCGTGAAGAGGGAAGTACCCATGCTCCAGACGATGAAGCTGAGTTATGTGATTTACACTTCATCGCAAATTGTCAAAGCTGTACATCCTGGGATAAGCAGGAAAGggatgagagtgatgatgaaggatggaTGTCTCACTCCCTCAGCTTCGCAGCAGACAAACTAGGCAAGGATCTTAGTAACCGTAAgaaggcagaagaagaacttgtTGTCATTGATCCGCGCGAGAAGGCTCGGactctcaaggatgagaaaaGAGCTGCGCGCGATGCACGGCAGGGAAACTCCGGAAGAGCATGGGACCAGGCACGAGATGCAGCAAGAAATGCTAAGATGGCTCAGGCAGCATCGCTTGCAGGTCGAGGAGCAAAGTAA